One segment of Pyricularia oryzae 70-15 chromosome 3, whole genome shotgun sequence DNA contains the following:
- a CDS encoding pyruvate formate lyase activating enzyme, whose product MAWSPNRALSNLLKRPSPCVTRTKQPGSLANRRAPLHLAPPFLLDGPYTPRYLQLSSVDAALKRSRAYAHLRECNLCPRLCGVNRYETLGMCMIGEKVKVNVVAPHFGEEACIQGHNGSGSVFFSMCNLRCTFCQNHEISHVRNGEDLTPEDLAEWYIKLQNLGGVHNINLVTPEHVVPQVVLSILAAAEMGLRIPIVYNTSAYDSLESLKLLDGLVDIYLPDFKLWSSAESKRLLKAEDYPDAAKESIKEMHRQVGDLCFSPDGIARRGLLVRHLIMPGLTGESEEIVRWLSTEVSKDAFVNLMDQYRPAANVGKAKKARLSKDSHASKDKELSSTQRKEGVRYADINRAITNDELSTVRKTAEDAGLWRFCDPPKHGGFHI is encoded by the exons ATGGCATGGTCGCCGAATCGAGCCCTCTCAAACCTGCTGAAGCGGCCTTCCCCATGCGTGACGAGGACAAAGCAGCCCGGATCGTTGGCCAACAGGCGAGCTCCCCTGCACCTGGCACCACCGTTCCTCCTTGATGGCCCTTATACTCCACGCTATCTGCAGCTCTCCTCGGTCGATGCGGCCCTCAAACGGTCGAGAGCATATGCCCACCTGCGAGAGTGCAATCTGTGCCCCCGGCTCTGCGGCGTGAACCGCTACGAGACACTGGGCATGTGCATGATCGGGGAGAAGGTCAAGGTCAATGTAGTAGCCCCCCATTTCGGTGAAG AGGCGTGTATACAGGGCCATAATGGTAGTGGCTCCGTCTTTTTTAG CATGTGCAACCTCCGCTGTACATTCTGCCAAAACCACGAGATCAGCCACGTTCGCAACGGCGAAGATCTCACCCCCGAGGATCTGGCCGAGTGGTACATCAAGCTCCAAAACCTCGGTGGCGTCCACAACATCAACCTGGTGACGCCAGAGCACGTAGTCCCGCAGGTGGTGCTGTCGatcctggccgccgccgagatgGGGCTCCGGATCCCGATCGTGTACAACACCTCGGCCTACGACAGCCTCGAGTCGCTCAAGCTCCTCGACGGGCTGGTCGACATCTACCTGCCAGACTTTAAGCTGTGGAGCTCGGCAGAGAGCAAGAGGCTCTTGAAGGCTGAGGATTATCCTGATGCGGCAAAGGAGAGCATCAAGGAGATGCACAGACAGGTGGGCGATTTGTGCTTTTCGCCTGACGGGATTGCCCGGAGGGGGTTGTTGGTTAGGCATCTCATCATGCCGGGCCTGACGGGCGAGTCTGAGGAGATTGTGAGGTGGCTGTCGACCGAAGTGTCCAAGGATGCCTTTGTGAACCTAATGGATC AATATCGCCCAGCAGCCAACGTAGGAAAAGCTAAGAAGGCAAGGCTCTCCAAAGATAGCCACGCCTCCAAGGACAAGGAGCTATCATCTacccaaagaaaagaaggggTGCGCTATGCGGATATTAACCGTGCCATCACCAATGATGAGCTCTCCACGGTTCGC